A stretch of Carnobacterium iners DNA encodes these proteins:
- the recJ gene encoding single-stranded-DNA-specific exonuclease RecJ: MLTTEDKWKVKKIPFDSIDKEEKKELETSYTPLFVSLCLQRGLNSVEKVQNFMNPDDTWIHDPYLLKDMDKAVSRVMEAIEKSELITVYGDYDADGITSTAVLKEAIEMIGGDVNYYIPNRFTDGYGPNTTVFEKLISEGTGLILTCDNGVAGHEAISRANELGIDVIVTDHHELQSTLPDAYAIIHPKHPEGHYPFKDLAGVGIAFKLATALLGEIPLEMLDLVAIGTVADLVSLTGENRALVKQGLVILRESQRIGLMALCKVASIKQNEADEETIGFTLAPRLNAVGRLGDAAPAVELLTTFDDEEASKLAEMVNKKNSERQAIVTEITTEALEMIDLEDSNQGIYVLAKQGWHEGVLGIVASKIVAKTGKPAIILTIDQEKGYAKGSGRSTLAYHLYHALEDTEHLITKFGGHQMAAGLTLPIENITAMRTELNAFLQQKAGNNKLEEAFVIDEKLHIEEVTVKAIEELQKLAPFGTDNPKPTFLFEQVQVQEIKRIGSEKTHLKLKLLEGDSVLDAIGFHLGTMAENIGAQAQVSVIGKLNINEWNSLRKPQLMLGDLVVKGTQLFDLRSTRIATSIWQLPMADYIFFNEKNYKEYQGNVPKNAYSYLITNPKDIEQMTMKSSKLVLVDCPNHLDLLSELLNNSKPSSIYVSFFNRESIYLEGMPSRMQFSQVFKYIATHKNIDVRHKIKNLSSHLKLKENTLIFIINVFFEVDFVTIQDGIMNSVPNVKKIGLIDTKVYQKRLGKFAAEEALIYSRFAELESWIKSQLNKEL, encoded by the coding sequence TTGTTAACGACAGAAGATAAGTGGAAAGTAAAAAAGATACCATTCGATAGTATAGATAAAGAAGAAAAAAAAGAACTTGAAACTAGTTACACACCACTCTTTGTATCACTTTGTTTACAAAGAGGATTAAACTCTGTAGAAAAAGTCCAAAATTTTATGAATCCAGATGATACATGGATCCATGATCCCTATCTTTTGAAGGATATGGATAAGGCTGTTTCTCGTGTGATGGAAGCAATTGAAAAAAGTGAGTTAATTACTGTTTACGGTGATTATGACGCGGATGGAATTACGAGTACAGCTGTTTTGAAAGAAGCAATTGAGATGATTGGGGGAGATGTTAACTACTATATTCCTAATCGTTTTACTGATGGTTACGGACCTAATACAACCGTTTTTGAAAAATTAATTTCAGAAGGAACAGGTTTAATTCTAACCTGTGATAATGGTGTAGCGGGACATGAAGCAATTTCTAGAGCCAATGAACTAGGAATTGATGTGATTGTAACCGATCATCATGAACTACAAAGTACTTTGCCTGATGCTTATGCTATCATTCACCCTAAACACCCAGAAGGACATTATCCTTTTAAAGACTTAGCAGGTGTAGGTATAGCCTTCAAATTAGCCACTGCTCTGTTAGGTGAAATACCTTTAGAAATGCTTGATTTAGTAGCGATTGGAACTGTTGCCGATTTAGTTAGTTTAACTGGTGAGAATCGTGCGCTAGTAAAGCAGGGTCTGGTAATCTTAAGAGAATCTCAAAGAATCGGTTTGATGGCTTTATGTAAAGTTGCTAGTATTAAGCAAAATGAGGCAGACGAAGAAACAATAGGCTTTACGTTGGCACCAAGACTGAATGCTGTCGGACGATTAGGGGATGCAGCTCCAGCTGTTGAATTATTAACAACTTTTGATGACGAAGAGGCCTCAAAGTTAGCGGAAATGGTTAATAAAAAAAATAGCGAAAGACAGGCAATTGTAACTGAAATAACAACTGAAGCTTTAGAAATGATTGACCTAGAAGATTCTAATCAAGGTATTTATGTTTTAGCAAAACAAGGATGGCATGAAGGCGTATTAGGAATCGTAGCGAGTAAAATAGTAGCTAAAACTGGAAAACCAGCTATTATTCTTACTATCGATCAAGAAAAGGGATACGCAAAAGGTTCTGGTAGAAGTACTTTGGCCTATCACTTATACCATGCTTTAGAAGATACAGAGCACTTGATAACAAAATTTGGTGGACATCAAATGGCTGCTGGATTAACTCTCCCAATTGAAAATATAACGGCAATGAGAACAGAGTTAAATGCATTTTTACAACAAAAAGCAGGAAATAACAAACTAGAAGAAGCTTTTGTTATTGATGAAAAGTTGCATATTGAAGAGGTGACTGTAAAGGCGATTGAAGAGTTACAAAAACTGGCCCCATTTGGTACAGATAATCCAAAACCAACATTTCTTTTCGAACAAGTTCAAGTTCAAGAAATTAAAAGAATTGGAAGTGAAAAAACTCATTTGAAGTTGAAGTTACTCGAAGGTGATTCAGTCTTAGATGCAATAGGATTTCATTTGGGAACGATGGCAGAAAATATAGGAGCACAAGCCCAAGTGTCTGTTATCGGTAAACTTAATATTAATGAGTGGAATAGTTTACGTAAGCCTCAGTTGATGCTAGGGGACTTGGTAGTCAAAGGCACACAACTATTTGATCTAAGAAGCACTAGAATAGCAACAAGCATCTGGCAATTACCAATGGCTGACTATATCTTTTTTAACGAGAAAAATTACAAAGAATACCAAGGAAATGTGCCCAAAAACGCTTATTCTTATTTGATAACAAACCCAAAAGATATTGAGCAGATGACCATGAAATCAAGTAAATTAGTTTTAGTTGATTGTCCAAATCATTTAGATTTATTAAGTGAGCTACTAAATAATAGCAAGCCATCTAGTATTTACGTGAGCTTCTTTAATCGAGAAAGCATCTATTTAGAGGGTATGCCAAGCCGAATGCAATTTTCACAAGTCTTTAAATATATTGCAACGCATAAGAATATTGATGTTAGACATAAAATTAAAAATTTATCTAGTCATTTAAAATTAAAGGAAAACACATTAATTTTTATAATCAACGTGTTTTTTGAAGTAGATTTTGTTACAATACAAGATGGTATTATGAATAGTGTGCCAAATGTAAAAAAAATAGGATTAATAGATACAAAAGTTTATCAAAAACGACTGGGGAAATTTGCCGCAGAAGAAGCCCTGATCTACAGTCGCTTTGCAGAGCTTGAAAGCTGGATTAAAAGTCAATTAAATAAAGAACTGTAG
- a CDS encoding DeoR/GlpR family DNA-binding transcription regulator: MLTEERHTYILTQLREYGLVKSKELMHYLNCSESTIRRDLAQLEELGELSRIHGGAKKVYHLDEELSISEKSSINVQEKKEIAKLAALFIKENDTIFLDAGTTTLYLIPYLKNKNIQVVTNGIQHAVLLADQQTKTILLGGNIKLKTKAIIGTTTISQLENYRFNKCFLGINGIDSEFGYTTPDIEEAAVKKQAHLHSSKTFILADKTKFNKVSFAKVIELEDATILTQHLDPILYKNYFSQTTIKEDAK; the protein is encoded by the coding sequence ATGTTAACTGAAGAACGTCATACTTATATTCTTACCCAATTAAGAGAATATGGACTTGTGAAATCAAAAGAATTAATGCACTATTTAAACTGTTCTGAGTCGACTATTCGTAGAGACTTAGCTCAATTAGAAGAGCTTGGCGAGCTTTCTAGAATTCACGGTGGTGCAAAAAAAGTTTATCATTTAGACGAAGAATTATCGATATCTGAAAAATCATCCATAAACGTTCAAGAAAAAAAAGAGATTGCTAAACTTGCTGCTCTTTTTATTAAAGAAAACGATACAATTTTCTTAGATGCTGGGACAACCACTCTTTACTTAATTCCTTATTTAAAAAATAAGAATATTCAAGTTGTCACAAACGGAATTCAACATGCTGTATTACTAGCCGACCAACAGACAAAAACTATTTTACTTGGTGGAAATATAAAGTTAAAGACAAAAGCTATTATTGGAACTACAACAATCAGTCAATTAGAAAATTATCGCTTTAATAAATGTTTTTTAGGTATTAATGGGATTGATAGTGAATTCGGTTATACAACTCCTGATATTGAAGAAGCGGCAGTAAAAAAACAAGCTCATTTACACAGTTCAAAAACATTTATACTAGCTGATAAAACAAAATTTAATAAAGTCAGTTTTGCTAAAGTTATTGAATTAGAGGATGCAACCATTTTAACTCAACATTTAGATCCAATTTTGTATAAGAATTATTTTAGTCAAACAACAATAAAGGAGGATGCAAAATGA
- the obgE gene encoding GTPase ObgE, translating to MSMFLDQVTISVKAGNGGNGMVAFRREKYVPDGGPAGGDGGHGGSLIFIVDEGLRTLMDFRFNRHYKAEDGENGMSKSMHGRGAGDSLIKVPPGTIVRDIDTGIVMGDLIHEGQQLVVAKGGRGGRGNKRFATPRNPAPEVAENGEPGEERNLELELKVLADVGLVGFPSVGKSTLLSIVSSARPKIGAYHFTTLVPNLGMIKMENGKSFVMADLPGLIEGASQGIGLGIQFLRHIERTRVILHVIDMSGSEGREPYDDYVTINNELESYDLRLMERPQIIVANKMDVPGAEEKLAEFKEQLRLLKEDEYEDDIPVFPISAITHKGISNLLNATVDILDVTSEFLLEVLDQEEETVLYKHTPEEKGYEINRDADASWVLSGDKLEKLFKMTNFEHEESVRRFARQLRAMGIDEDLRERGAVDGNIVRIMKYEFEFVE from the coding sequence ATGTCAATGTTTTTAGATCAAGTAACAATTAGTGTGAAAGCCGGAAATGGCGGTAACGGAATGGTAGCGTTCAGACGCGAAAAATATGTTCCTGATGGTGGTCCTGCAGGTGGTGATGGTGGACACGGCGGTAGTTTGATTTTTATCGTTGACGAAGGATTACGCACATTAATGGATTTTCGTTTTAATCGCCATTATAAAGCTGAAGATGGAGAAAACGGAATGAGTAAAAGCATGCACGGTAGAGGTGCTGGGGATAGTTTAATTAAAGTCCCACCAGGAACCATTGTGCGTGATATTGATACGGGTATCGTCATGGGTGATTTAATTCATGAAGGACAACAATTGGTTGTTGCAAAAGGTGGCCGTGGTGGTAGAGGAAACAAACGTTTTGCTACACCAAGAAACCCTGCACCAGAAGTTGCAGAAAATGGCGAACCTGGCGAAGAACGTAATTTAGAACTTGAATTAAAAGTTCTTGCAGACGTAGGTTTAGTAGGATTTCCTTCAGTTGGGAAATCGACTTTACTATCAATAGTTTCTTCGGCACGTCCGAAAATTGGTGCCTACCATTTTACAACTTTGGTTCCTAATTTAGGAATGATTAAAATGGAAAACGGGAAAAGTTTTGTTATGGCTGACTTACCTGGATTAATTGAAGGAGCTTCACAAGGGATTGGATTAGGTATTCAATTTTTACGTCATATCGAACGTACTCGTGTTATTTTACATGTTATTGATATGAGTGGTAGCGAAGGTAGAGAGCCTTATGATGATTACGTGACGATTAATAATGAATTAGAAAGTTATGATTTACGGCTAATGGAACGCCCTCAAATTATTGTAGCCAATAAAATGGATGTACCAGGTGCAGAAGAAAAATTAGCAGAGTTTAAAGAACAATTACGACTATTAAAAGAAGACGAATACGAAGATGATATTCCCGTATTCCCAATTTCTGCTATTACGCATAAAGGTATTTCTAACCTACTTAATGCGACTGTAGATATATTAGATGTAACTTCTGAATTCTTGCTAGAAGTCTTAGATCAAGAAGAAGAAACAGTGCTATATAAACATACGCCTGAAGAAAAAGGTTATGAAATTAACCGGGATGCAGATGCTTCATGGGTACTTTCAGGAGATAAATTAGAAAAATTATTCAAGATGACTAACTTCGAACACGAAGAATCAGTCCGTCGTTTTGCTCGTCAATTGAGAGCGATGGGAATTGATGAAGACTTACGTGAACGCGGAGCTGTTGATGGCAATATCGTTCGTATTATGAAATATGAATTTGAATTTGTTGAATAA
- a CDS encoding peptidylprolyl isomerase — protein MCNVKFNKLIIGGLLLIVAVAMIIYGFFYIIPDKQNVDSQKESDVIEADYFPQLLNSVGENEIGAEIVTSMGTISIKLFPEFAPKAVENFVGLSEKSYYDKTIFHRVIQDFMIQGGDPEGTGLGGESLWGEPFEVETSDHLYHTRGALSMAKTNAPISIGSQFFIVQNQQDMSHSVSETTPNEIVKTYKNGGYPSLDGSYTVFGQVIEGMDVVDSIASSETTNNDLPLTPVTIESITIRE, from the coding sequence ATGTGTAACGTGAAATTTAATAAATTGATAATTGGAGGTTTATTACTTATAGTAGCAGTCGCAATGATTATTTACGGCTTTTTTTATATTATTCCTGATAAACAAAATGTTGACAGTCAAAAAGAAAGTGACGTTATTGAAGCTGATTATTTCCCTCAGCTATTAAATAGTGTAGGAGAAAACGAAATAGGAGCTGAAATCGTTACTTCTATGGGAACTATTTCAATCAAATTATTTCCAGAATTTGCCCCTAAAGCTGTAGAGAATTTTGTAGGCCTAAGCGAAAAAAGCTACTACGATAAAACTATTTTCCATCGTGTTATTCAAGATTTCATGATCCAAGGTGGCGATCCTGAAGGAACTGGTTTGGGTGGTGAAAGTCTATGGGGCGAGCCATTCGAAGTAGAAACTTCAGATCATCTTTACCATACTAGAGGGGCTTTATCGATGGCTAAGACAAATGCACCAATATCAATCGGAAGCCAATTCTTTATTGTTCAAAACCAGCAAGATATGTCCCATTCTGTTTCTGAAACAACTCCAAATGAAATTGTAAAAACTTATAAAAACGGTGGATATCCATCTCTTGACGGCTCCTATACCGTTTTTGGTCAAGTAATTGAAGGAATGGATGTTGTTGACAGTATTGCATCTTCGGAAACAACTAATAATGATTTACCACTAACTCCGGTCACAATTGAATCTATTACTATACGTGAATAA
- a CDS encoding IS1380 family transposase — translation MITLQEKAMKFNNHLYVSHTGGRLSSDSGLILVDELMDTFHFEELSKKLTSYNENRRYWKHTNHKILKQLILQLIAGYKADSSATILQYDPVLQTLSQEECLASQPTISRFLDRITDQTINDLQTFNQTLIDQARFVRNDMNMIIDLDSTHSDTFGIQEQTDYNAHYRTNGYHPLVAFDGLTGDFLKAKLRSGNQYTSKGVKEFLEPLLDHYNQAVPTTDILVRGDSGFATPDIYELCEEYGSNFVIRLKHNNNLYRLAEEFVYYDDNYPWNEKEEYYYSVSYQAASWSKPRRVCIQSIREMGELLFKHTFIVTNFSENISSKQVFKTYKKRGAMENYIKEAKNGFYFDKTDSPKFIENHARMMISVLAYNLINFLRTTCFDKNYKGLQINTIRLRLFKVAGKLVSTAREMYLKISSSHVYQAEFYAVFNRIQRIRHYI, via the coding sequence ATGATTACTTTACAAGAAAAAGCAATGAAATTCAATAACCATTTATATGTCTCTCATACAGGTGGTCGTTTATCGAGTGATTCAGGATTAATTTTAGTTGATGAATTAATGGATACTTTTCATTTTGAAGAATTGTCAAAAAAACTCACTTCATATAATGAAAATCGTCGTTATTGGAAACACACTAACCATAAAATTTTAAAACAACTAATTCTTCAACTAATTGCTGGCTATAAAGCTGATTCGTCTGCGACTATCTTACAGTATGATCCAGTATTACAAACTCTGTCACAAGAAGAGTGTTTGGCTTCTCAACCGACTATCTCTCGGTTTCTTGATCGCATTACAGACCAAACGATTAATGATTTACAAACCTTTAATCAAACATTAATTGACCAAGCGAGATTTGTTCGCAATGATATGAATATGATTATTGATTTGGATTCTACACACTCTGATACCTTCGGTATTCAGGAACAAACAGATTATAATGCCCACTATCGAACAAACGGTTATCATCCATTAGTCGCATTCGATGGATTAACGGGCGATTTTTTAAAAGCTAAACTTCGTTCAGGAAATCAATACACGTCTAAAGGAGTTAAAGAGTTTCTTGAACCGTTATTAGATCATTATAATCAAGCAGTCCCTACGACAGATATTTTAGTGCGTGGAGATAGTGGATTTGCAACACCTGATATTTATGAGTTATGCGAAGAATATGGGTCAAACTTTGTCATTCGCCTAAAACATAATAATAATTTATACCGATTAGCAGAAGAGTTTGTGTATTACGACGATAATTATCCTTGGAATGAAAAAGAAGAATACTATTATTCCGTTTCCTATCAAGCAGCGTCTTGGTCTAAACCGCGTAGAGTATGCATTCAATCCATTCGAGAAATGGGTGAATTACTTTTCAAGCATACGTTTATTGTCACAAATTTTTCAGAAAATATTTCATCAAAACAAGTTTTTAAGACGTATAAAAAGCGTGGTGCTATGGAAAACTACATTAAAGAAGCAAAAAATGGTTTCTATTTTGATAAGACAGATAGCCCTAAATTTATTGAAAATCATGCACGTATGATGATAAGTGTCCTTGCATACAACCTAATCAATTTTTTGCGTACAACTTGTTTTGATAAAAATTATAAAGGACTTCAAATTAATACGATTCGTCTTCGCTTATTCAAAGTAGCTGGCAAACTAGTGAGTACTGCGAGAGAAATGTATCTAAAAATTTCTAGTTCGCATGTTTATCAAGCGGAGTTTTATGCCGTCTTTAATCGAATCCAAAGGATTCGGCATTATATTTAA
- the rnz gene encoding ribonuclease Z — protein MEILFLGTGAGVPAKSRNVTSIALKLLAERNSVWLFDCGEATQQQILYTTLKPRKIDKIFITHLHGDHIFGLPGLISSRSFQGGEGPMTIYGPKGIKSFILTSLRVSGTHLKFQLKFHEIEEGGLIFEDPQFKVSCLPLEHGIESFGYRIEESDHQGSLQVEKLRELSIPFGPLYGKLKNGETITLPDGRNFNGLDFIGETQKGRIVTILGDTKKTHNSVLLAKDADVLIHESTFEGCDQKMARDYNHSTTIDAALVAKAANVKTLFLTHISARYLGKDVVALEKEAQQYFKRTSIARDFEEFDIPLIK, from the coding sequence ATGGAAATATTATTTTTAGGAACCGGTGCGGGTGTTCCGGCTAAAAGTCGCAACGTTACTAGTATTGCTTTAAAACTATTAGCAGAACGAAATAGTGTCTGGCTATTTGATTGTGGCGAAGCGACACAACAGCAAATTTTGTATACAACTTTAAAACCAAGAAAGATTGATAAAATATTTATTACTCATTTACATGGGGACCATATATTTGGATTGCCAGGTTTGATCAGTAGCCGTTCATTTCAAGGTGGTGAAGGTCCTATGACAATCTATGGACCTAAAGGGATTAAAAGTTTTATTTTGACTAGCCTCAGAGTGTCAGGAACACATTTAAAGTTTCAACTAAAATTCCATGAAATTGAAGAAGGTGGTCTGATTTTCGAAGATCCCCAATTTAAAGTCAGTTGCTTGCCTCTAGAGCATGGGATAGAGTCTTTTGGTTACCGCATTGAAGAGTCGGATCATCAAGGTAGCTTACAAGTAGAAAAACTTAGAGAATTAAGTATACCATTCGGTCCATTATATGGAAAATTAAAAAACGGCGAAACGATTACATTACCAGATGGGCGTAACTTTAATGGTCTTGATTTTATTGGTGAAACACAAAAAGGCCGAATCGTTACGATACTAGGAGATACAAAAAAAACACATAATAGTGTACTTCTAGCAAAAGATGCTGATGTTCTTATCCACGAAAGCACATTTGAAGGTTGTGATCAAAAAATGGCACGAGATTACAATCATTCGACTACCATTGATGCAGCTCTTGTTGCCAAAGCTGCTAACGTTAAAACACTTTTTTTAACTCATATTAGTGCACGTTATCTAGGTAAAGATGTCGTAGCGCTTGAAAAAGAAGCCCAACAGTATTTTAAACGAACTTCAATTGCAAGAGATTTTGAAGAATTCGATATACCATTAATTAAATAA
- a CDS encoding DegV family protein, translating to MNKEKVAYLVDSGSNVPKEYVEQGNMNVIPLKIIYKDEEFIDNVNITAQDVYDRLQDEIPTTSLPSGEVISEIFKKMQDEGFKKVICVTISSGLSGTNNMVRVISENFSDMDILTIDSKNIGIGSGLIAVQAYKYVEAGLDWNTIKTKLEEDVSRSKIFFHVPTLEYLQKGGRIGLVASILGNMLNLKPIITCNEDGVYDTVAKIRGNKKSVQKAIDLAVDFAGNAKNYNLAIAYGGKTALAQVEEIRSVLKEKLPLAEAIFEGEVSPALGVHTGPGLIGIGIIITDS from the coding sequence ATGAATAAAGAAAAAGTTGCATACCTAGTTGACTCAGGATCTAACGTCCCTAAAGAATATGTTGAACAAGGGAATATGAATGTAATTCCACTTAAAATTATTTATAAAGATGAAGAATTTATCGATAATGTAAACATTACTGCTCAAGATGTTTATGATCGCCTACAAGATGAAATTCCTACGACATCGCTTCCTAGTGGAGAAGTAATTTCAGAAATTTTTAAAAAGATGCAAGATGAGGGATTTAAAAAAGTAATCTGTGTTACTATCTCGAGTGGATTGAGTGGAACAAATAATATGGTCAGAGTCATATCTGAAAACTTTTCTGATATGGATATTTTGACAATAGACTCAAAAAATATTGGTATAGGTAGTGGTCTAATTGCTGTTCAGGCTTATAAATATGTAGAGGCTGGCTTAGACTGGAATACGATTAAAACAAAATTAGAAGAAGATGTATCGAGATCAAAAATATTTTTCCACGTTCCAACTCTTGAGTATTTACAAAAAGGTGGACGTATTGGTCTAGTAGCTTCTATTTTAGGAAATATGCTTAATTTAAAACCTATCATCACTTGTAATGAAGATGGCGTTTACGATACGGTTGCAAAAATAAGAGGTAATAAAAAAAGTGTTCAAAAAGCAATTGATTTAGCTGTCGATTTTGCTGGAAATGCTAAAAACTATAACTTAGCAATTGCGTATGGTGGAAAAACAGCACTAGCACAAGTAGAAGAGATTCGTTCAGTCCTTAAAGAAAAATTACCGTTAGCTGAAGCTATTTTTGAAGGCGAGGTTAGTCCGGCTTTAGGTGTTCATACCGGTCCTGGTCTAATTGGAATTGGAATTATTATTACAGACTCTTAA
- a CDS encoding SDR family NAD(P)-dependent oxidoreductase, giving the protein MTKNTNQLTDKIVFITGGSAGLGEEVAYQAARKGATVVVTARRLDLLEMVRKKCSMLSNKPAYAYRLDVSNPDEIQKVIEQVYQEVGNIDVLINNAGFGYFEEALTVDMSVAENMFRVNVLGLMYVTQLVAIQMAEKENGHIINIASQAGKMATPKSSIYSATKFAVIGYSNALRLELKPLNIIVTTVNPGPIDTNFFDIADKSGNYLEKVGKLVLKTESVADRIIGLVGTQKRELNLPYALEIASKFYMLFPKTSDYLALKLFDNK; this is encoded by the coding sequence ATGACAAAAAATACCAATCAACTAACAGATAAAATAGTCTTTATTACTGGAGGTTCTGCTGGTTTAGGAGAAGAAGTTGCTTACCAAGCTGCAAGAAAAGGAGCGACAGTTGTTGTAACAGCTCGTAGATTAGATCTTTTAGAAATGGTTAGAAAAAAATGTTCCATGCTATCAAACAAGCCGGCCTATGCTTACCGTTTAGATGTTTCAAATCCAGATGAAATTCAAAAGGTAATCGAACAAGTTTATCAAGAAGTCGGAAATATCGATGTTTTAATCAATAATGCAGGTTTTGGTTATTTCGAAGAAGCCCTAACAGTCGATATGTCAGTTGCAGAAAATATGTTTAGAGTAAATGTTTTAGGCTTAATGTATGTGACACAATTAGTTGCTATCCAGATGGCTGAGAAAGAAAATGGCCATATTATTAATATTGCTTCACAAGCGGGCAAAATGGCCACACCTAAATCAAGTATTTACTCTGCAACAAAATTTGCTGTAATAGGTTACTCCAATGCCTTGCGTTTAGAATTAAAACCATTAAATATAATTGTAACCACAGTAAATCCTGGACCAATTGATACCAACTTTTTTGATATTGCTGATAAGAGTGGGAATTATTTAGAAAAAGTCGGTAAATTGGTCTTAAAGACAGAATCAGTTGCTGACCGAATTATAGGACTTGTCGGAACACAAAAAAGAGAATTAAATTTGCCTTATGCACTTGAGATTGCAAGTAAATTTTATATGCTATTTCCAAAAACTAGTGACTATCTTGCCTTGAAGCTATTTGATAATAAGTAA
- a CDS encoding DUF1836 domain-containing protein, translated as MNDLERELFDWTKEIAEFHFPRWEELPDFDLYMDQVLNLIDNYLYVLKEDKQSKIITASMVNNYVKLDLIPAPVKKRYNKKHLAYLIAISVLKQVLTISEVKEGILYQASVSGIREAYDLFCTEQEDALSAIASHIEIDKNQPLPLLPNNTEIEILVVRTSCIAVASKITTQKVLALVKKNKTDKSQVEKNKKK; from the coding sequence TTGAATGATTTAGAAAGAGAACTCTTTGATTGGACAAAAGAAATAGCAGAATTTCATTTTCCACGTTGGGAAGAGCTACCAGATTTTGATTTGTATATGGATCAAGTATTAAACTTAATAGACAACTATCTTTACGTACTTAAAGAAGATAAGCAAAGTAAAATTATCACAGCTTCTATGGTAAATAATTATGTCAAGCTAGATTTAATACCCGCTCCAGTAAAAAAAAGGTACAATAAGAAACACCTAGCTTACCTTATTGCTATATCTGTATTAAAGCAAGTTTTAACCATATCTGAAGTAAAAGAAGGCATTCTTTATCAGGCTTCAGTAAGTGGTATTAGAGAGGCTTATGATTTGTTTTGTACCGAACAAGAAGATGCTTTGAGTGCCATTGCTTCACATATAGAAATCGATAAAAACCAACCTCTGCCTTTATTACCTAATAATACTGAAATAGAAATTTTAGTTGTTCGTACTTCGTGTATAGCAGTAGCATCAAAAATTACAACTCAAAAAGTTTTAGCCTTAGTCAAAAAAAATAAAACGGATAAATCTCAAGTAGAAAAAAACAAAAAAAAATAG
- a CDS encoding GntR family transcriptional regulator has protein sequence MKLDVITKQLLPEETLPSVRILAGDIGINMYTISKVYKQLEFKGILLNLKK, from the coding sequence ATAAAATTAGACGTTATAACTAAACAGCTATTGCCTGAAGAGACCTTACCCAGTGTTCGTATTTTAGCGGGGGATATAGGAATAAATATGTACACTATAAGTAAGGTATACAAGCAACTAGAATTTAAAGGAATATTATTAAATCTGAAAAAATAG
- a CDS encoding LapA family protein, translating to MKKQWATILAIILILLISLFAVMNVDVVPVNFGFTLVSWPLIMIILGSLFIGALVTVLIATSTAFKTKKQIKNYETELSKANEIKQTELEQQRVEYEQELSQKDEELTNKTNKINSLEKELIDRMTQSKNMDSILNER from the coding sequence ATGAAGAAGCAGTGGGCTACTATTCTAGCGATTATTCTTATTTTGTTAATTTCATTATTTGCAGTGATGAATGTAGATGTTGTACCGGTTAATTTTGGATTTACATTGGTTTCGTGGCCATTAATTATGATTATTTTAGGTTCCCTTTTTATTGGAGCGCTTGTTACGGTTTTGATTGCCACAAGTACAGCTTTTAAGACAAAAAAACAGATAAAAAACTATGAAACTGAATTATCAAAAGCAAATGAAATAAAACAAACAGAACTAGAACAACAAAGAGTTGAATATGAACAAGAACTTAGCCAAAAAGATGAAGAACTAACAAATAAGACAAATAAGATTAACAGTTTAGAAAAAGAATTAATAGATCGAATGACCCAGAGTAAGAATATGGATTCTATCTTAAATGAAAGATAA